In Spirosoma aureum, a single genomic region encodes these proteins:
- a CDS encoding transposase, with the protein MRDGHAETCRKYHLSPSLLRKWRLKYLSKGKEGLKDSYTRVDPQLRVLEEENERLKRIVAKQALELEIKSELLKKTPIQLRRS; encoded by the coding sequence ATCCGCGATGGCCATGCCGAGACATGTCGTAAATACCATCTTTCCCCTTCGTTACTCCGAAAGTGGCGGCTGAAATATTTGAGTAAAGGGAAAGAAGGCCTGAAAGACTCCTATACACGTGTCGATCCCCAACTCCGGGTCTTGGAGGAGGAAAATGAACGATTAAAGCGGATTGTAGCCAAACAGGCCCTGGAACTAGAAATAAAAAGTGAGTTGCTAAAAAAAACGCCTATTCAACTCAGGAGAAGTTAG